Proteins from a genomic interval of Schistocerca cancellata isolate TAMUIC-IGC-003103 chromosome 8, iqSchCanc2.1, whole genome shotgun sequence:
- the LOC126095107 gene encoding G-protein coupled receptor dmsr-1-like: MISSPTVNATTEATNSTVAEEVAQFCGAGLEHFHAGYKQVHGYFSLLVCVFGSVANSLNIAVLTRREMVSPTNSILTGLAVADLLVMVEYVPYALHMYLLKRPKALTYTYAWAVFVLFHSNFAQVCHTVSILLTVMLAVWRYRAVAQPQAKQRPCGMPSTLAAVASAYVLGPLLCTPHYLAFEVKEHPEDNSTTLYYVQMSRLSQAAGGLLSDVNFWVYGVVVKLTPCAALTVLSLRIIAALVETKRRRRQLTLAGSSAASSAAATRQQDKERQTDRTTRMLLAVLLLFLVTELPQGVLGLLSGLLGQRFFAECYVPLGELMDALALLNSAVNFILYCSMSRQFRQTFSQLFRPRAFDRWMPIDFTGNGHTNIITQV; the protein is encoded by the coding sequence ATGATTTCGTCACCGACAGTAAACGCCACCACGGAGGCCACGAATTCTACGGTGGCGGAAGAAGTGGCCCAGTTCTGTGGTGCGGGACTGGAGCATTTCCACGCGGGCTACAAGCAAGTCCACGGCTACTTCAGCCTCTTGGTGTGCGTCTTCGGGTCGGTAGCGAACTCCCTCAACATCGCCGTGCTGACGAGGCGCGAGATGGTGTCTCCGACCAACAGCATACTCACGGGACTGGCCGTGGCCGACCTGCTGGTGATGGTGGAGTACGTGCCGTACGCGCTGCACATGTACCTGCTCAAGAGGCCCAAGGCGCTCACGTACACGTACGCGTGGGCCGTCTTCGTGCTGTTCCACTCCAACTTCGCGCAGGTCTGCCACACGGTGTCCATCCTGCTGACGGTGATGCTGGCCGTTTGGAGGTACAGGGCGGTGGCGCAGCCCCAGGCGAAGCAGCGCCCGTGCGGGATGCCTTCGACGTTGGCGGCCGTGGCTTCGGCGTACGTCCTGGGCCCGCTACTGTGCACGCCGCACTACCTCGCCTTCGAGGTGAAGGAGCACCCCGAGGACAACTCGACGACGCTGTACTACGTGCAGATGAGCCGGCTGAGCCAGGCGGCCGGCGGCCTGCTGAGCGACGTCAACTTCTGGGTGTACGGCGTCGTCGTCAAGCTGACGCCGTGCGCCGCGCTGACGGTGCTCAGCCTGCGGATCATCGCGGCGCTGGTGGAGACGAAGCGCCGGCGGCGCCAGCTGACGCTGGCCGGCTCGTCGGcggcgtcgtcggcggcggcgacgCGCCAGCAGGACAAGGAGCGCCAGACGGACCGCACGACGCGCATGCTGCTGGCCGTGCTGCTGCTCTTCCTGGTCACCGAGCTGCCGCAGGGCGTGCTGGGCCTCCTCAGCGGGCTGCTCGGCCAGCGCTTCTTCGCCGAGTGCTACGTGCCGCTGGGTGAGCTCATGGACGCGCTCGCGCTGCTCAACTCGGCCGTCAACTTCATCCTGTACTGCAGCATGAGCCGGCAGTTCCGGCAGACGTTCAGCCAGCTGTTCCGGCCGCGGGCGTTCGACCGGTGGATGCCCATCGACTTCACTGGGAACGGCCACACTAACATAATAACGCAG